A window of the Panthera uncia isolate 11264 unplaced genomic scaffold, Puncia_PCG_1.0 HiC_scaffold_259, whole genome shotgun sequence genome harbors these coding sequences:
- the LOC125917856 gene encoding pre-mRNA-splicing factor 38A isoform X1: MVLCKLSLFQLERVPSPDHRRRSYRDLDKPRRSPTLRYRRSRSRSPRRRSRSPKRRSHLHSPSPRRERHRSKSPRRHRSRSRDRRHRSRSKSPGHHRSHRHRSHSKSPERSKKSHKKSRRGNE, from the exons ATGGTTCTGTGTAAGTTATCTCTTTTCCAGTTGGAGAGAGTGCCATCACCTGATCATCGCCGGAGAAGCTACCGAGACTTGGACAAGCCCCGTCGTTCTCCCACACTGCGCTACAGGAGGAGTAGAAGCCGGTCTCCCAGAAG GCGGAGTAGGTCTCCTAAAAGGAGGAG TCATCTCCACAGCCCCTCCCCTCGCCGAGAAAGGCATCGGAGCAAAAGTCCAAGGCGTCACCGCAGCAGGTCTCGAGATAGAAGGCACAGATCCCGCTCCAAGTCTCCAG GTCATCACCGTAGTCACAGACATAGGAGCCACTCAAAGTCTCCTGAAAG ATCTAAGAAAAGCCACAA
- the LOC125917856 gene encoding pre-mRNA-splicing factor 38A isoform X2, producing MVLCKLSLFQLERVPSPDHRRRSYRDLDKPRRSPTLRYRRSRSRSPRRRSRSPKRRSPSPRRERHRSKSPRRHRSRSRDRRHRSRSKSPGHHRSHRHRSHSKSPERSKKSHKKSRRGNE from the exons ATGGTTCTGTGTAAGTTATCTCTTTTCCAGTTGGAGAGAGTGCCATCACCTGATCATCGCCGGAGAAGCTACCGAGACTTGGACAAGCCCCGTCGTTCTCCCACACTGCGCTACAGGAGGAGTAGAAGCCGGTCTCCCAGAAG GCGGAGTAGGTCTCCTAAAAGGAGGAG CCCCTCCCCTCGCCGAGAAAGGCATCGGAGCAAAAGTCCAAGGCGTCACCGCAGCAGGTCTCGAGATAGAAGGCACAGATCCCGCTCCAAGTCTCCAG GTCATCACCGTAGTCACAGACATAGGAGCCACTCAAAGTCTCCTGAAAG ATCTAAGAAAAGCCACAA